A window from Salinigranum halophilum encodes these proteins:
- a CDS encoding coiled-coil domain-containing protein translates to MHRRQVLALLSVPVTGFAAGCGGQGTTETETPTPTTTASPTDTETPTATATETPTATETATPGGPEREGNAAIAEVEKTLNNVVAVYGGPDSDSLLGTDASSAEFESGRIQGSLSEAEEELDVARERVVTRQQERTVDRLAVTIRFLDLATQIQIALNNAFFALDRARAALSEEEGSDARERLQRMENERRLAVPLLEQLRSETDAASVSVIDRIDTTAYEAKVAQFSAEISTMRRLRSPAETLSRGVDRLQTARQQEANNSDSAAETASQAVEQLQSAETGLRNVLEGIGDDAASLQPITTQLVEMAAAKTRDAREIAGETTATPTS, encoded by the coding sequence ATGCATCGCAGACAGGTCCTCGCCCTTCTCAGTGTTCCCGTCACCGGATTCGCCGCCGGCTGTGGGGGACAGGGGACGACAGAGACGGAGACGCCGACCCCGACGACCACCGCGAGTCCGACAGACACCGAGACACCGACCGCGACCGCGACCGAGACACCGACCGCGACGGAGACGGCGACGCCGGGGGGCCCCGAGCGGGAGGGTAACGCGGCCATCGCCGAGGTGGAGAAGACGCTCAACAACGTCGTCGCCGTGTACGGCGGCCCCGACAGCGACAGCCTCCTGGGGACGGACGCGTCCTCGGCGGAGTTCGAGAGCGGGCGCATCCAGGGCTCGCTCTCGGAGGCCGAGGAGGAACTCGACGTCGCCCGCGAGCGGGTGGTGACGCGCCAGCAAGAGCGGACCGTCGACCGCCTCGCCGTCACCATTCGCTTTCTCGACCTCGCGACGCAGATTCAGATCGCCTTGAACAACGCCTTCTTCGCGCTGGACCGCGCCCGCGCCGCCCTGAGTGAAGAGGAAGGGAGCGACGCGCGCGAACGCCTCCAGCGGATGGAGAACGAGCGACGCCTCGCCGTGCCGCTTCTCGAACAGCTCCGCTCGGAGACCGACGCCGCGAGCGTCAGCGTCATCGACCGCATCGACACCACGGCGTACGAGGCGAAGGTGGCGCAGTTCAGCGCCGAGATATCGACGATGAGGCGGCTCCGTTCGCCCGCGGAGACACTGAGTCGGGGCGTCGACAGACTCCAGACGGCACGACAGCAGGAGGCGAACAACTCCGACAGTGCGGCGGAGACGGCCAGTCAGGCCGTCGAGCAGCTCCAGAGCGCCGAGACGGGGCTCCGGAACGTCTTAGAGGGAATCGGCGACGACGCGGCCTCGCTGCAGCCGATCACGACGCAACTGGTCGAGATGGCCGCGGCCAAGACACGGGACGCACGGGAAATCGCCGGTGAGACGACGGCGACGCCGACCAGCTAG
- a CDS encoding FG-GAP repeat protein → MGENVDSSFSGIARRPFLAGTATLAAGALGTRYAVERVSAASADSLGSAVAISIRPKFGVYYAAGAPGDDAVRPNAGAVSVFRRGKTGPTDVSRLTAADGGVGDRFGHAVSMDAAGKMPYVFVGAPGESAQGSNAGAVYAYRGRPGNPTDWSQHWKFTALDGRPGDELGHALAAAGDFIVVGAPGADGNVGVAYVLDYRGKQLYRLVPRDGASADRFGTAVATDGRYFLVGAPGAGNTGAAYLFDGKKQAAKLVPSDAAGGDRFGAAVASGWYFVIGAPNASTENGRTGRVYVYRDAKPTPLTTLDPEDGAPGDRFGAAVDTEGTSILVGEPGGSSGGGGNAGAAFLYTLKGDRVGTFTATDADQGDNLGTAVAMTANELIVGSPGDDDVAANSGAAYVFELRYDPLLSKFTG, encoded by the coding sequence ATGGGGGAGAACGTGGATTCGTCGTTCAGTGGAATCGCTCGTCGACCGTTCCTCGCCGGCACGGCGACGCTCGCCGCGGGTGCGCTCGGAACCCGATATGCGGTCGAGCGTGTCTCGGCGGCGTCGGCCGACTCGCTCGGTAGTGCCGTCGCGATCAGCATCCGCCCCAAGTTCGGGGTGTACTACGCCGCCGGCGCACCGGGCGACGACGCGGTGCGTCCGAACGCGGGCGCAGTGTCCGTCTTCCGCCGTGGGAAGACCGGCCCGACCGACGTCTCGCGACTCACGGCCGCGGACGGTGGCGTCGGCGACCGCTTCGGCCACGCCGTGAGCATGGACGCCGCCGGGAAGATGCCGTACGTCTTCGTCGGCGCACCGGGTGAGAGTGCGCAAGGAAGCAACGCTGGCGCGGTGTACGCATACCGTGGCAGACCCGGCAATCCGACGGACTGGAGCCAGCACTGGAAGTTCACCGCGCTCGATGGGAGGCCCGGCGACGAACTCGGGCACGCGCTCGCCGCCGCAGGCGACTTCATCGTCGTCGGCGCGCCGGGGGCTGACGGGAACGTCGGCGTGGCGTACGTCCTCGATTACCGGGGGAAACAGCTCTACCGACTGGTGCCCCGAGACGGTGCGTCGGCCGACCGGTTCGGGACCGCCGTCGCGACCGACGGCCGGTACTTCCTCGTCGGCGCGCCGGGTGCGGGGAACACGGGTGCAGCGTACCTCTTCGACGGTAAGAAGCAGGCCGCGAAGCTCGTCCCGTCCGACGCGGCAGGTGGTGACCGGTTCGGCGCGGCTGTCGCCAGCGGGTGGTACTTCGTCATCGGTGCACCGAACGCGTCGACGGAGAACGGGAGGACGGGACGCGTCTACGTGTATCGGGACGCGAAACCGACGCCCCTCACGACGCTCGACCCAGAAGACGGTGCGCCCGGCGACCGCTTCGGTGCCGCCGTCGACACCGAGGGCACGTCCATCCTGGTCGGCGAGCCAGGTGGCAGTTCCGGTGGGGGAGGAAACGCCGGTGCGGCCTTCCTGTACACCCTCAAGGGGGACCGAGTCGGGACGTTTACCGCGACCGACGCCGACCAGGGCGATAACCTCGGCACCGCCGTCGCCATGACCGCCAACGAACTCATCGTCGGGAGCCCCGGCGACGACGACGTCGCCGCCAACAGCGGCGCCGCGTACGTCTTCGAGCTGCGGTACGACCCGCTGCTGTCGAAGTTCACCGGCTGA
- a CDS encoding spondin domain-containing protein codes for MTSDSRLPTSRRAFLAATGATVGGLALGGTALAQQDGGNGANGNAARTYRVTVTNLTPYQPFTPPAIALHRPSVEVFPVGDPASTAVQEIAENGNLDPLLDVVSSTNAIRGAAVGDGPLVPASDPGDTGLPYVAELEVGADASARYLSFISMLVATNDGFVGLDTVPLPVDVNGSLTYFAQGYDAGTETNTEQFADLVPPAQALTGENREGIDGTGTSDPALAEDGVITPHPGITGIGDVPEAFDWPEPAASVVVERIS; via the coding sequence ATGACCAGTGATTCCCGACTCCCGACGTCGCGCAGAGCGTTCCTCGCAGCCACCGGTGCTACCGTCGGTGGCCTCGCCCTCGGTGGAACTGCCCTCGCCCAGCAAGACGGCGGCAACGGTGCGAACGGCAACGCCGCCCGCACGTATCGCGTCACCGTGACCAACCTCACCCCGTACCAGCCCTTCACCCCGCCCGCCATCGCGCTCCACCGACCGAGCGTCGAGGTGTTCCCCGTGGGCGACCCCGCGAGCACGGCCGTCCAGGAGATTGCCGAGAACGGCAACCTCGACCCACTCCTCGACGTCGTCTCTAGCACGAACGCTATCCGCGGTGCCGCCGTGGGCGACGGCCCGCTCGTTCCCGCGAGCGACCCCGGTGACACCGGCCTCCCGTACGTCGCCGAACTCGAGGTCGGTGCCGACGCCAGCGCCCGCTACCTCTCGTTCATCTCGATGCTCGTCGCGACGAACGACGGCTTCGTCGGCCTCGACACGGTGCCGCTCCCCGTCGACGTGAACGGCTCGCTCACCTACTTCGCACAGGGGTACGACGCCGGTACCGAGACCAACACCGAGCAGTTCGCCGACCTGGTCCCGCCCGCACAGGCGCTCACGGGTGAGAACCGCGAGGGAATCGACGGCACGGGGACGAGTGACCCGGCCCTCGCGGAGGACGGCGTCATCACGCCCCACCCCGGCATCACCGGTATCGGCGACGTCCCCGAGGCGTTCGACTGGCCCGAACCCGCGGCCTCGGTCGTCGTCGAACGCATCAGCTAG